GCGGTCGCTCCACCCTTTGATGCTCAAAAGTCGCTCTTAAAAGGAGAGAAGGCATTCAAAGATGCAGAGCTGAAGATTGCCGCAATCGAACAGCGAACCGCAGAAGACGAAAAAGAAAAACAGAAGGGCGGCAAGGAGAAAGCCGGTGTCAAGGATGGCGCTCCCAAGAGTGACGGTAAGCCTACGCAATCAACAGCCGGGAAACCGGCGGGAAGCGGCAAATGACATCATGGCGAATGACGAGGTGAGAACAATGATGAACCAGGGTCAGATCGTCACAAATAACGGGCGCCGAATTGCAGGCCGCGCCGCCCTCTTGGCCGGATGTGCTGCACTGCTCGCATGGGTGGGTCTGCCGGATATGGCTCTCGCTCAGGAAGCCGCGCCGCAGGCTCCGACCGCCTATCGAGACATCCCGTATATCGGCAGTCGAAACCTTGTCTGGATCATCGCCCAGCTCCATTTGCTGCTCGCCGGCTTCGTGCTTGGCGTGCCGATCTTTGCGTGGCTGTGCGAAATCGTCGGCTGGAAATCAGGAGATAAGCGCTACGACAAGCTGGCAAAAGAGTTCACCAAGCTTCTGACGTCTTCTTACGCCACGACGGCCCTGTTCGGCGGTATTCTGTTGTTCCTGCTCATCGGTTTCTATCCGAAGCTGATGGCCTATCTCACGGATATCTTTTTCCCGTCTTTTCTCGTTTACTGCTGTCTCTTCCTTGTCGAGACAGCCACGCTGTACCTCTACTGGTACGGGTGGGACGCCATGGCCGAGGGCAGCGGGAAGAAGTTTCACATTTTCCTGGGATTCCTCCTCAATGTCTTCGCGTTCTTCATCATGATCGTGCCCAACTCGTGGGCGACGTTCCAGTCCAGTCCGGTGGTGATTTCTGAGGGCAGCGACTTCGCACGGGCCTGGGCTGCGACCTGGAATCCGACCTGGTGGCCGGTCAACATTCACCGCTTGATCGCCAACGTGGTGCTCGGTGGTTATATTTGCGGCGCTTACGCCGGCATCCGGTATCTGTCCGCCAAAAGCCAGGAAGAGCGGTATCACTACGATTGGATGGGCTACGTCGGAAACTTTATCGGCGTGTTCGGTCTGTTGCCTCTTCCGTTCGCCGGGTACTGGCTGATGCGGGAAATTTATCAGTACAACCAGCAGATGGGTATCACGCTCATGGGCGGATTCCTCTCTTGGTTGTTCATTCTGCAGGCGATGTTGATCGGCGTGCTCTTTCTGGGCTCCAATTACTACTTCTGGCTCGGTATCACCCATCGAATTCCTGGGTCCGAAACTCAATATCGCAAACCGATTATGGCGATGTTGATTATTCTCCTTCTATGCCTGGGTGTTTGGATGACGCCGCACTCACTCGTCGCCAGCCTCGAAGAGGCCCAGAAAATGGGAGGCACACACCACCCGTTACTGGGAGTCTTCGGTGTCATGTCGGCCAAAATGACCGTGTCCAATCTGATGGTGCTCGTGACGTTCATGAGTTTCATCATGTATTGGCGTGCGGGTAAAGAAGATACGGCCGGATGGGCCAGGGCTGCCAAAGCCCTTATGGGCGGAGTGCTCGGACTGGCCGGTATCGCCGTGATCGTACTCGGCGTCTGGGGATACTTCGTTCCGGCGATCATTCGCATCAACTACTTCTCGACATCCCAGGTCGGGATCGTAATTTTCGTCATGCTGACGATTACGCCGCTGACCGCTCTCCTGCTGAAGAGCGCGAAGACCACCACGGAAATGGTCTGGGGGAAAATGCCGCCTCGGGCCGGCTATGCGTTGGTGCTCAATGCGGTCATGGTTATTCTGCTCATGACGCTGATGGGCTACGCGCGTTCTTCTTCACGCGTTCACTGGCATGTGTACGGCGTTATGCGCGACTCGTCACAGTATGCTTTCTCGCCGGCCCTCGGGTATGCGGCCGCATTGATGGCGCTGAATACGTTCCTGTTCTGCATGTTGGTCGCGTTTATCTTCTGGGTGGCCACGATGGGAGACAAGGCCAAGGCCGCCGCCAGCACCAAGGGGTCGGTAGAGCCGGGAGCCATTCCCGCGATGGCCGGCGGGTCGCCGGCGCTGGATGGGCCTGAGGCCGAGGCTTCTGAGGAAAAACGTCCGGTCTGATCGGGAAGATGATCTTCCCCTGGTTACCAGGGGTGGGTCGTGATCATTATCCTTTGTTGAGGACTTATGAGTGAAGTAGTCAAACTGCAGTTAATCGGTCTCTGTGTCATCGGACTCGGAACAGTGATCCTCCTGTTCATCAAGGGGCAATTCATTCGGGTCATTGGTTTCGTGGCGATCGTGCTGGGACTGTTTTCATTGGTCGCACTGGCCGTTCCCCAGATGGCCTCATTGCCGCCTGCTGAAGAAAGCATCAACATCGCCGATATCAAGACGCCGACGGACATGGCGACGATCGGGCAGAAGATTTTCTTCAGCAAGGGCCAGTGTGCGCTCTGCCATTCAATCGGCCCGAGCGAATCGGCACGCTGTCCGGATCTGAAGGGCATCGGGGCCAAGCTCTCCCGCGAGTTCATTTTTGAGAGTTTGACGGAACCGCAAGCCTATCTCTACCTGGACTACCGACACGAGGGCGTTCCGAAGGAGTATCCGGCCCGGATGCCGTATATCAACAAGAATCCGATCGGTCTGTCGAAGAACGAAATTCTATCTGTCATCGCGTTCCTGCAGCAGATGAGCGGAGAGCCCATCAGTGTGAGTCCGGCGGAATTAGATTTGCCGCGGCCCACTCCGGCGCCGGTCAAAGCGGCTGATGCCGGGGCGCTCGCAATGGCACAGGCTCGATAGTTGGCGGTGAAGTAGAGGAGGGTGGTTATGGGAGGCGTACTCGTTCGACCGGTAATCCTGACGGTCTGCATTTATCTGTTCTTAAAGTTCATTGTCCCGAATTTGCCGCATTCCGCGCCGCTGCCTTCGAGCTTGATCTTCCTATACCTGATGCTGACGACCGCCGGCATTGTCATTTTTGCGACTCTGAGCGGCGCCTCGAAAGACGCATTTTTCGGTCCGATCCTGCGTTTCCTCACCGGAGAAGGCGGAGGGGCGCTGAGCAGTGCGCGGTATCTCGTGCTGGCGTTGTTCCCCTTGTTGGTGGGATGGCAGACTTACGGTAGCACGGCCTCCAGTGATGCACCACCGGGTGAAAATCGCACGATTCATCCCGCTCCTCCGGGAGAATACACGGGGCTTTCGAATCCGGT
The sequence above is a segment of the Nitrospira sp. genome. Coding sequences within it:
- a CDS encoding cytochrome ubiquinol oxidase subunit I is translated as MMNQGQIVTNNGRRIAGRAALLAGCAALLAWVGLPDMALAQEAAPQAPTAYRDIPYIGSRNLVWIIAQLHLLLAGFVLGVPIFAWLCEIVGWKSGDKRYDKLAKEFTKLLTSSYATTALFGGILLFLLIGFYPKLMAYLTDIFFPSFLVYCCLFLVETATLYLYWYGWDAMAEGSGKKFHIFLGFLLNVFAFFIMIVPNSWATFQSSPVVISEGSDFARAWAATWNPTWWPVNIHRLIANVVLGGYICGAYAGIRYLSAKSQEERYHYDWMGYVGNFIGVFGLLPLPFAGYWLMREIYQYNQQMGITLMGGFLSWLFILQAMLIGVLFLGSNYYFWLGITHRIPGSETQYRKPIMAMLIILLLCLGVWMTPHSLVASLEEAQKMGGTHHPLLGVFGVMSAKMTVSNLMVLVTFMSFIMYWRAGKEDTAGWARAAKALMGGVLGLAGIAVIVLGVWGYFVPAIIRINYFSTSQVGIVIFVMLTITPLTALLLKSAKTTTEMVWGKMPPRAGYALVLNAVMVILLMTLMGYARSSSRVHWHVYGVMRDSSQYAFSPALGYAAALMALNTFLFCMLVAFIFWVATMGDKAKAAASTKGSVEPGAIPAMAGGSPALDGPEAEASEEKRPV
- a CDS encoding cytochrome c, whose protein sequence is MSEVVKLQLIGLCVIGLGTVILLFIKGQFIRVIGFVAIVLGLFSLVALAVPQMASLPPAEESINIADIKTPTDMATIGQKIFFSKGQCALCHSIGPSESARCPDLKGIGAKLSREFIFESLTEPQAYLYLDYRHEGVPKEYPARMPYINKNPIGLSKNEILSVIAFLQQMSGEPISVSPAELDLPRPTPAPVKAADAGALAMAQAR
- a CDS encoding cytochrome c, which translates into the protein MGGVLVRPVILTVCIYLFLKFIVPNLPHSAPLPSSLIFLYLMLTTAGIVIFATLSGASKDAFFGPILRFLTGEGGGALSSARYLVLALFPLLVGWQTYGSTASSDAPPGENRTIHPAPPGEYTGLSNPVPKTPENIMYGKGLYASRCAPCHGNFDGKGFAAPGFTPPPANFKDPTTIAMLQESYLFWRIKKGGVGLPVEGMPWKTAMPRWELEMSDEDIWKVIMGEYDGAGQKPRTWDESE